From a region of the Lactuca sativa cultivar Salinas chromosome 4, Lsat_Salinas_v11, whole genome shotgun sequence genome:
- the LOC111893136 gene encoding WD repeat-containing protein ATCSA-1: MWKEIGDRQSGKLRPNSFISRIRSNRASSLQLSNHKEIVSPHRGAINSLQVDLTEGRYLLSGASDASLSVYDIQHTTDYEGGGLIAKHKPILHVDKQHQNGHKYAISTAIWYPIDTGLFVTGSFDHHINVWDTNTSQVVMDFKMPGKVYRTAMSSLATSHMLIAAATEDVQVRLCDMASGAFSHTLSGHRDGVMAVEWSACSEWVLMTGGCDGAIRFWDIRRAGCFSVLDQSHSQLGRRPPLLERSTTKVTTSRSFSPGQTSSSKTRPPQKKATSKHSGGSRILRQGKQKQRLHPGLLSSQDRATAHYGAVMGLKATEDGMYLLSAGSDSRLRLWDIESGCNTLVHFEITRLQTTKPIQLAVTQDSALVFVPCMTSLKAFDLWSGKTSMTLQGHYEHVNCCCYNAYDQELFTGGNDRHILIWSPPKLISQDVDEWDGRTGKPPALDEDNWSD; the protein is encoded by the exons ATGTGGAAGGAGATCGGAGATAGACAATCGGGAAAACTACGCCCTAATTCTTTCATCAGTCGTATTCGATCGAACAGAGCATCATCTCTTCAACTCTCCAATCACAAAGAGATTGTCTCTCCTCACCGTGGCGCCATTAATTCGCTTCAG GTTGATTTGACAGAGGGAAGATATTTGTTATCTGGAGCATCTGATGCATCACTTTCTGTCTATGATATCCAACATACAACAGACTATGAAGGAGGTGGTTTGATTGCTAAGCATAAGCCCATACTCCATGTCGATAAGCAGCACCAAAATGGTCACAAATATGCCATATCCACAGCCATATGGTATCCAATTGATACAGGTCTTTTTGTCACAGGCTCGTTCGATCACCACATCAATGTCTGGGATACCAATACCTCACAG gTGGTGATGGATTTTAAGATGCCAGGAAAGGTTTATAGGACAGCCATGTCTTCATTAGCCACATCTCACATGCTTATAGCTGCTGCAACTGAAGATGTTCAGGTTCGGCTTTGTGATATGGCTTCAGGGGCATTTTCTCACACATTGTCGGGTCATCGTG ATGGCGTGATGGCAGTGGAGTGGTCTGCTTGTAGTGAGTGGGTGTTGATGACTGGAGGTTGTGATGGGGCAATAAGGTTTTGGGATATTAGACGTGCAGGATGTTTTTCTGTTTTAGATCAATCTCACTCTCAGCTTGGAAGGCGTCCACCTCTACTTGAGAGGTCCACCACTAAG GTGACAACATCTAGATCCTTTTCACCTGGTCAAACATCATCTTCCAAGACTCGACCACCACAGAAAAAAGCCACCTCAAAACACTCTGGCGGCAGTAGGATTCTCCGGCAGGGGAAGCAAAAACAGAGACTCCATCCAGGGTTGTTATCCAGCCAGGATCGCGCTACAGCTCATTATGGTGCTGTTATGGGCCTCAAAGCCACAGAAGATGGCATGTATCTTCTAAGTGcag GGTCTGATTCAAGGTTAAGATTGTGGGACATTGAGTCTGGGTGCAATACACTTGTGCACTTTGAGATTACGCGATTGCAAACTACTAAACCCATACAGTTGGCTGTCACTCAGGATTCTGCCCTTGTCTTTGTTCCATGCATGACATCTCTCAAA GCATTTGATCTGTGGTCAGGGAAGACTAGTATGACACTTCAAGGACACTATGAGCATGTAAATTGCTGTTGCTATAATGCCTATGATCAG GAACTATTCACAGGTGGAAATGACAGACATATCCTTATCTGGTCTCCTCCAAAGTTGATTTCTCAAGATGTG GATGAATGGGATGGAAGAACAGGGAAGCCTCCTGCACTTGATGAGGATAACTGGAGTGACTGA